A genomic segment from Epinephelus fuscoguttatus linkage group LG17, E.fuscoguttatus.final_Chr_v1 encodes:
- the LOC125904558 gene encoding digestive cysteine proteinase 1-like isoform X1, giving the protein MRLFIAAVVLWAVSATEGKAVPSPPDFGSSYHVKGVISLPYAEIKEPFEAWLDAAAKSSRIDYYHGQVSTYQLGAEAQWGVAYKITPETTETELNVMKCFQSNGTKDEAVTAQASLPDVQGFQFLRMEYYGGSLCEVWQNVTTVGYKKNTYTLWVTHSERGGDSRDDPAVPLHYEMMGYNTLLGSHYDKYLVDYKEFSTHVDPKVFSLPEGMSCGPFPGPGVEHHMLANPMKDLIHTSASGHSQRMFDYFKDKFQRQYSDEREHEERQHAFVHNLRYVHSKNRAGLSFSLALNSLSDRTMSELATMRGRKRGKTPNRGLPFPTKIYQGVKVPESLDWRLYGAVTPVKDQAICGSCWSFATTGAVEGALFLKTGSLQVLSQQMLVDCSWGYGNNGCDGGEEWRGYEWIMKHGGIATTETYGGYMGMNGFCHMNASQLIAPIQSYTNVTSGDADALKLALFKNGPAAVSIDAAHRSFVFYSHGVYYEPACGNTTDDLDHAVLAVGYGSLNGEPYWLIKNSWSTYWGNDGYILMSMKDNNCGVTTDATYVTMA; this is encoded by the exons ATGCGTCTCTTCATCGCAGCTGTTGTCCTGTGGGCTGTCTCAG CTACAGAGGGGAAAGCAGTTCCTTCTCCTCCAGATTTTGGGAGCAGCTATCATGTCAAAG GAGTGATCTCTCTGCCCTACGCTGAGATCAAGGAGCCATTTGAGGCCTGGTTAGATGCAGCAGCAAAGTCCAGCCGCATAGACTACTACCATG GCCAGGTGTCAACCTACCAGCTGGGGGCGGAGGCACAGTGGGGCGTTGCCTATAAAATCACTCCAGAGACCACAGAGACGGAGCTGAATGTGATGAAGTGTTTCCAGTCCAATGGAACAAAGGACGAAGCAGTCACAGCGCAGGCGTCGCTGCCTGACGTGCAGGGCTTCCAG TTCCTGAGGATGGAGTACTATGGAGGCTCCCTGTGTGAAGTCTGGCAGAATGTCACCACTGTGGGTTACAAGAAGAACACGTACACACTGTGGGTGACCCACTCAGAGAGAGGTGGTGACAGCAGAGACGACCCTGCCGTACCCCTCCACTATGAGATGATGGGCTACAACACGCTGCTGGGGTCACATTACGACAAGTACCTGGTGGATTACAAAGAGTTCAGCACTCACGTGGACCCCAAAGtcttctctctgcctgaag gGATGAGCTGTGGGCCATTTCCTGGTCCGGGAGTGGAGCACCACATGTTGGCCAATCCGATGAAAGATCTCATCCACACATCAGCATCAGGCCACTCACAGCGCATGTTTGACTACTTCAAGGACAAGTTCCAGCGTCAGTACAGCGACGAAAGAGAACACGAGGAAAGGCAGCACGCTTTTGTTCATAACCTCAG GTACGTCCACTCCAAGAACAGAGCAGGGCTGTCCTTCTCTCTGGCTCTCAACTCTCTGTCTGATCGCACCATGTCGGAGCTGGCCACCATGAGGGGAAGGAAACGAGGAAAGACCCCAAACAGAGGACTGCCTTTCCCCACCAAGATTTACCAAGGGGTGAAAGTACCCGAGTCACTTGACTGGAGGCTTTACG GTGCGGTGACTCCGGTGAAGGACCAGGCCATCTGCGGCTCCTGCTGGAGCTTCGCCACCACTGGAGCAGTAGAGGGCGCTCTCTTCCTAAAG ACGGGCTCCCTGCAGGTCCTGTCTCAGCAGATGCTGGTGGACTGTTCCTGGGGTTACGGTAATAACGGCTGTGACGGAGGGGAGGAGTGGAGAGGGTACGAGTGGATCATGAAACATGGAGGCATCGCCACAACAGAAACCTACGGAGGTTACATGGGAATG AATGGATTTTGCCACATGAACGCGTCCCAGCTCATCGCACCGATCCAGAGCTACACCAACGTGACATCAGGAGACGCAGACGCCCTCAAGCTGGCACTCTTTAAAAACGGGCCTGCGGCTGTCAGCATCGACGCTGCACACCGATCATTTGTTTTCTACAGCCACGGTGTCTACTATGAGCCGGCCTGTG GTAACACCACTGATGATCTGGATCACGCTGTGCTTGCTGTGGGATACGGCTCCCTGAACGGGGAGCCATACTGGCTGATAAAGAACTCATGGTCCACGTACTGGGGCAATGACGGCTACATCCTTATGTCCATGAAGGACAACAACTGTGGCGTCACCACTGATGCTACGTATGTTACAATGGCATAG
- the LOC125904558 gene encoding digestive cysteine proteinase 1-like isoform X2: MRLFIAAVVLWAVSEGKAVPSPPDFGSSYHVKGVISLPYAEIKEPFEAWLDAAAKSSRIDYYHGQVSTYQLGAEAQWGVAYKITPETTETELNVMKCFQSNGTKDEAVTAQASLPDVQGFQFLRMEYYGGSLCEVWQNVTTVGYKKNTYTLWVTHSERGGDSRDDPAVPLHYEMMGYNTLLGSHYDKYLVDYKEFSTHVDPKVFSLPEGMSCGPFPGPGVEHHMLANPMKDLIHTSASGHSQRMFDYFKDKFQRQYSDEREHEERQHAFVHNLRYVHSKNRAGLSFSLALNSLSDRTMSELATMRGRKRGKTPNRGLPFPTKIYQGVKVPESLDWRLYGAVTPVKDQAICGSCWSFATTGAVEGALFLKTGSLQVLSQQMLVDCSWGYGNNGCDGGEEWRGYEWIMKHGGIATTETYGGYMGMNGFCHMNASQLIAPIQSYTNVTSGDADALKLALFKNGPAAVSIDAAHRSFVFYSHGVYYEPACGNTTDDLDHAVLAVGYGSLNGEPYWLIKNSWSTYWGNDGYILMSMKDNNCGVTTDATYVTMA; encoded by the exons ATGCGTCTCTTCATCGCAGCTGTTGTCCTGTGGGCTGTCTCAG AGGGGAAAGCAGTTCCTTCTCCTCCAGATTTTGGGAGCAGCTATCATGTCAAAG GAGTGATCTCTCTGCCCTACGCTGAGATCAAGGAGCCATTTGAGGCCTGGTTAGATGCAGCAGCAAAGTCCAGCCGCATAGACTACTACCATG GCCAGGTGTCAACCTACCAGCTGGGGGCGGAGGCACAGTGGGGCGTTGCCTATAAAATCACTCCAGAGACCACAGAGACGGAGCTGAATGTGATGAAGTGTTTCCAGTCCAATGGAACAAAGGACGAAGCAGTCACAGCGCAGGCGTCGCTGCCTGACGTGCAGGGCTTCCAG TTCCTGAGGATGGAGTACTATGGAGGCTCCCTGTGTGAAGTCTGGCAGAATGTCACCACTGTGGGTTACAAGAAGAACACGTACACACTGTGGGTGACCCACTCAGAGAGAGGTGGTGACAGCAGAGACGACCCTGCCGTACCCCTCCACTATGAGATGATGGGCTACAACACGCTGCTGGGGTCACATTACGACAAGTACCTGGTGGATTACAAAGAGTTCAGCACTCACGTGGACCCCAAAGtcttctctctgcctgaag gGATGAGCTGTGGGCCATTTCCTGGTCCGGGAGTGGAGCACCACATGTTGGCCAATCCGATGAAAGATCTCATCCACACATCAGCATCAGGCCACTCACAGCGCATGTTTGACTACTTCAAGGACAAGTTCCAGCGTCAGTACAGCGACGAAAGAGAACACGAGGAAAGGCAGCACGCTTTTGTTCATAACCTCAG GTACGTCCACTCCAAGAACAGAGCAGGGCTGTCCTTCTCTCTGGCTCTCAACTCTCTGTCTGATCGCACCATGTCGGAGCTGGCCACCATGAGGGGAAGGAAACGAGGAAAGACCCCAAACAGAGGACTGCCTTTCCCCACCAAGATTTACCAAGGGGTGAAAGTACCCGAGTCACTTGACTGGAGGCTTTACG GTGCGGTGACTCCGGTGAAGGACCAGGCCATCTGCGGCTCCTGCTGGAGCTTCGCCACCACTGGAGCAGTAGAGGGCGCTCTCTTCCTAAAG ACGGGCTCCCTGCAGGTCCTGTCTCAGCAGATGCTGGTGGACTGTTCCTGGGGTTACGGTAATAACGGCTGTGACGGAGGGGAGGAGTGGAGAGGGTACGAGTGGATCATGAAACATGGAGGCATCGCCACAACAGAAACCTACGGAGGTTACATGGGAATG AATGGATTTTGCCACATGAACGCGTCCCAGCTCATCGCACCGATCCAGAGCTACACCAACGTGACATCAGGAGACGCAGACGCCCTCAAGCTGGCACTCTTTAAAAACGGGCCTGCGGCTGTCAGCATCGACGCTGCACACCGATCATTTGTTTTCTACAGCCACGGTGTCTACTATGAGCCGGCCTGTG GTAACACCACTGATGATCTGGATCACGCTGTGCTTGCTGTGGGATACGGCTCCCTGAACGGGGAGCCATACTGGCTGATAAAGAACTCATGGTCCACGTACTGGGGCAATGACGGCTACATCCTTATGTCCATGAAGGACAACAACTGTGGCGTCACCACTGATGCTACGTATGTTACAATGGCATAG